A stretch of DNA from Natrinema sp. HArc-T2:
CCTTGCGAAGGAAGCGATCTGCCACTGATCTACGAGCCCTCGCACGTTCCTACCGGCGGTTTCTATTTGAGGCTTGTGTTTCGACGCTGTATCGGGACACCGACTCATGGGCGAGACTCGAGTCCGTGAAAGCCACGACCGATCACGGGCGAACCGCGAGCAGGCGAGCGCGGCCAGCGAGCGCGCCGACCAGAAAGCCGGCGAAGTGAGCGAGCACGGCAACGCCGGGCGAGGCGGTCGCAAGCGTCACCCCGATCGCGAGTCCGACGAACACGAGCGCCGACAGCCAGCCCGGGACATCGACGAGCGAGGCGAGGCCGTTCGAGAGCCGGTTCGACGCGACGAGATAGCCCAGGAGGGCGAAGACGGCACCGCTGGCACCGAGGACGCCGGTCGTCGGCGCGATGGGGGCGAGCGGCAGCGCCGCAAGCGCACCCGTGAGGACGAGCTGGGCGACGCCAGCGATCGCGCCGGCGATCGCGAAGAAGACGTGAAAGCGAAGCCGAGTGGTCGCCCGGGCGACAGGCCAGCCGAAGACGAGCAGGGCGAGGCTGTTCGAGAGCAGGTGGCCGAGGCCGCTGTGGGCGTAGACGCTCGTGACGATCGTCCACGGGTTGGTCGACAGCGGCGGCGCGAGGACGAACAACATCCCCATCACGCCCGCGAATGCCGTGACTCCCTGGACGACAAAGACGAGCGCGAAGACGACGAGGAGCTCGAGGATCGGACTCGGATTCGTCGCCTCAGCGGGCGGTTGCTCGCCAGCGCCGCCAGCGGATCGCCGGGTGGACGGAGACTGCGTTCGAGACCGCGAGCGCCGCGCCATACGGATACGTACACCGCGATGGCCAAAAGCCTCCGTCTTCACGGATACGAGGACCATCATCGCTTAGTACAACCGCGGAATACGATATCGTATGCGAACACCAGCACCCGAGAGCCGACCGGTCGCGCTGACGATCGCCGGCAGTGACTCCGGTGGCGGCGCGGGCATTCAGGCCGATCTCGCGACGATGGCCGCCCACGGCGTCTTCGGGACGTCGGCGATCACCGCCGTCACGGCCCAGAACACCCGTGGCGTCGAGTCCTCGCACGTCCTGCCGGTCGCGGAAGTCGACGCACAACTCGAGGCGGTGACCGACGACTTCGCGGTCGGCGCGGCGAAGACGGGAATGCTCGCGACGACCGAGGTCATCGAGACCGTCGCCGAGCACGCGCAAGACTTCGACTTCCCGCTGGTGGTCGATCCCGTCATGGTCGCGACCTCCGGCGATCGGTTGCTCGAGCCCGAGGCCGAACGCGCATACGAGGAGCTGCTGGGCGCGGCAACAGTGGCGACGCCCAACGCCGACGAGGCCGAGGTCCTGACCGACATCGCCGTCACCGACGAAGCGACTGCCCGCGAGGCCGGCGAGGCGATCCTCGAGACGGGCGTCGACGCGGTCCTGATCAAGGGCGGCCACGTCCCTGGCGAGCGGGTGCGGGACACGCTCGTTACCGACGACACCGTCCGGACGTTCGAACACCCGCGCGTCGGCACGGACGCCACTCACGGCTCCG
This window harbors:
- a CDS encoding rhomboid family intramembrane serine protease translates to MARRSRSRTQSPSTRRSAGGAGEQPPAEATNPSPILELLVVFALVFVVQGVTAFAGVMGMLFVLAPPLSTNPWTIVTSVYAHSGLGHLLSNSLALLVFGWPVARATTRLRFHVFFAIAGAIAGVAQLVLTGALAALPLAPIAPTTGVLGASGAVFALLGYLVASNRLSNGLASLVDVPGWLSALVFVGLAIGVTLATASPGVAVLAHFAGFLVGALAGRARLLAVRP